The following proteins come from a genomic window of Miscanthus floridulus cultivar M001 chromosome 2, ASM1932011v1, whole genome shotgun sequence:
- the LOC136537668 gene encoding scarecrow-like protein 30, whose protein sequence is MIMDPRPRDNLNFGARLPTPNPPTPHMISFSLQQPQLQFFPSYGFHSHNHNNPPVSSHPSPPSVMPSCTTPSPASTTTTEPDNAEDFSEAVADDAILAYINQFLLEDEDEESYPVASAPVEDSALLAAVEKPFVDILKSAKPITAKAYEVKSWITDDCHSTGSGRFHDVVTSSLDSTQLPGEMVQGDVVGAVHKGQKNPRDDDLEVEGRKSKQSALCDEETVREMFDKVLLCTDKNCAFNSPMPADAQISGGYVKGSGNRRGRRKGGSGAGAEQEPVDLATLLIHCAQAAAIDDHRNSSELLKQIRKHSSATGDAGQRLAHYFADGLEARLAGTGSSIYRSLAAKRTSTGDMLKAFNLYVKACPFRIISHYVANMTILNATKSVTRLHIIEYGIMYGFQWPILMQHLSKRSGAPPILRITGIDFPLSGFHPAERVEATGRRLHEYARMFNVPFEYQAIAAKWDTIQVKDLNIKGDEFIVVNCLYRMRNMMDETATDDSPRTRVLNTIRKLNPNLFVHGIVNGTYNAPFFVTRFKEAMFFFSSIFDMLEANASRMDEHRLLIEREFFGREALNVIACEGTERIERPETYKQWQMRNLRAGFRQLPLDREIMKRARYKVSKTYPRDFLVDEDNKWMLQGWKGRVIYALSAWSS, encoded by the coding sequence ATGATAATGGACCCTCGTCCTCGTGATAATCTCAACTTTGGTGCTCGATTGCCCACCCCAAATCCACCCACCCCTCACATGATTAGCTTCTCCCTCCAACAGCCACAGCTTCAGTTCTTCCCTTCATATGGATTCCACAGCCACAACCACAACAACCCTCCTGTCAGCTCACATCCATCTCCACCCTCGGTCATGCCTAGCTGCACCACGCCAAGCCCGGCATCAACAACCACAACCGAGCCAGACAACGCCGAGGATTTCTCCGAGGCTGTTGCTGATGATGCCATCCTTGCTTACATCAACCAGTTCCttcttgaagatgaggatgaggagtccTATCCTGTTGCCAGTGCGCCTGTGGAGGATTCAGCACTCCTCGCAGCTGTCGAGAAACCATTCGTTGACATCCTCAAGTCTGCTAAGCCTATCACAGCAAAGGCCTATGAAGTAAAATCCTGGATTACTGATGATTGCCATTCCACGGGAAGTGGAAGATTTCATGATGTGGTCACAAGTAGTCTGGACTCTACCCAATTGCCTGGTGAAATGGTTCAGGGGGATGTAGTTGGTGCTGTTCATAAGGGTCAGAAGAACCCACGTGACGATGACTTGGAGGTGGAGGGGAGGAAGAGCAAACAGTCCGCATTGTGTGATGAGGAGACTGTCCGAGAGATGTTTGACAAAGTGCTGTTGTGTACCGATAAAAATTGTGCGTTCAACTCACCAATGCCAGCCGATGCACAAATTAGCGGGGGATATGTGAAAGGATCTGGAAATAGAAGAGGGCGAAGGAAGGGAGGATCCGGTGCTggtgcagagcaggagccagtcGATCTCGCAACCCTACTTATCCATTGTGCTCAGGCTGCGGCTATTGatgaccacagaaactcaagtgaGCTGCTGAAACAGATTAGGAAGCATTCTTCTGCTACTGGAGATGCTGGCCAGAGATTGGCACACTACTTTGCTGATGGTCTCGAGGCTCGCCTAGCTGGCACTGGTAGCAGCATCTACCGTTCACTTGCTGCAAAGAGAACTTCTACTGGTGATATGCTGAAAGCGTTCAATTTATATGTTAAAGCATGTCCATTTAGGATAATATCGCACTATGTTGCAAATATGACCATCTTAAATGCTACAAAGAGTGTGACAAGGTTGCACATTATAGAATACGGGATAATGTATGGTTTCCAGTGGCCAATCCTCATGCAGCACCTCTCAAAGAGATCTGGTGCCCCCCCAATCCTTCGAATCACTGGTATAGACTTTCCCCTGTCAGGATTCCACCCTGCAGAGCGTGTTGAGGCGACAGGGCGACGGTTACATGAGTATGCCCGTATGTTCAATGTTCCATTTGAATATCAAGCCATTGCTGCCAAGTGGGATACCATCCAAGTTAAAGATCTCAATATAAAGGGCGACGAGTTCATTGTCGTTAACTGCCTTTACCGAATGAGGAACATGATGGACGAGACGGCGACAGATGACAGCCCGAGAACAAGGGTTTTGAACACAATCAGAAAGTTGAATCCCAATTTGTTCGTTCATGGGATTGTCAACGGTACTTACAATGCACCCTTCTTTGTGACACGGTTTAAGGAGGCTATGTTTTTTTTCTCTTCAATCTTTGATATGCTTGAAGCAAATGCCTCACGGATGGATGAACATAGGCTGCTGATAGAAAGAGAATTCTTTGGACGGGAAGCTCTTAATGTGATTGCTTGTGAGGGTACAGAGAGGATTGAAAGGCCAGAGACCTACAAACAATGGCAGATGAGAAACCTCAGGGCAGGCTTCCGGCAGCTACCTCTGGACAGAGAGATAATGAAGAGAGCAAGGTACAAGGTAAGCAAGACCTATCCGAGGGATTTCCTCGTGGACGAAGATAACAAGTGGATGCTACAAGGTTGGAAGGGTCGTGTCATATATGCTCTCTCAGCATGGAGTAGCTAG